The DNA segment cagtctgttgttccatgtctagttctaactgttgcttcctgacctccatacggatttctcaaaaggcaggtcaggtggtctggtattcccatttctttcagaattttccacactttatcatgatccacacagtcaaaggttttggcatagtcaataaagcagaaatagatgtttttctggaattctcttgctctttcaatgatccaacggatgttggcaatttgatctctgtttcctctgccttttctaaaaccagcttgaacatctggaagttcacagttcatgtattgctgaagactggcttggagaattttgtgcattactttactatcaaaatgtgggccactggagaagggaatggcaaaccacttcagtattcctgccttgagaaccccatgaacagtgtgaaaaggcaaaaagataggacactgaaagatgaactccccaggtgggtaggtgcccaatatgttactggagatcagtggagatataactccagaaagaatgaagggatggagccaaagcaaaaacaacagccagttgtggatgtgactggtgatagaagcaaggtccaatgttgtaaacagcaatattgcaaaggaacttggaatgttaggtccatgaatcaaggcaaattggaagtggtcaaacaagagatggcaagagtgaatgtcgacattctaggaatcagcaaactcaaatggactggaatgggtgaatttaactcagatgaccattatatctactattgtgggcaggaatcccttagaagaaatggagtagccatcatagtcaacagaagagtctgaaatgcagtacttggatgcaatctcaaaaatgacagaatgatctctgttcgtttccaaggcaaatttaTGCCTACgtgttgtctatttttttttttttcccctagaaaagTGAGAACATACTGGACCAATatagaaagacaagaaaagaaaaactgggttttatttagaaaatatatctgTCATGCTTCTAAATAAgcaatataaaagtaaaaattagaagTTAACCCTGAAATTGATATAATTTAGGTCAATCTAGAGAGGTGATGTTTACTTTTTATAACTGGATACCCTATCTACTCCTTAAGTCAGtggtcctcaacctttttggcaccagggaccagttttgctgaagaaaatttttccacagactggaagGCCGGGGGCATGGTTTGGGCATGATTCAAGCATtcaacatttattgtgcactttaattctgttattattacatctGTTCTACCTCAGATcctcaggcattagatcccagagtttggggacccctgccttaaGTCATATAATGCATTTAAATTATTCTAATAATGCATTTAATTTGCTGTTTTCAccaagtatttttttatttgtaaataatctCTTCAGAAAAAAACTATAATTAGTAAAATTGAaacacatgcatttttaaaatgttgggaTTCCTTAGTTAATTATGTGAGGGTGTCATGCCAAATATGTGTAAACTCCACTTCACCTGTGAGGCTTTATGCTTCTACAgattgttttcttagttttttttcaaAACTGGCATATCAAATCCCTACTATTTTTATGAAGTAGTGAgagaactataaaaataattacatttggtATAAACAGTTAGGCTAAATCTTGATTAAATTCCATCCAGGACTGCCATACTTGGGAATTACAGATAACACCTCCATCTGCCAACCATGATATTTATTGTTTGGATGGGGAAGTTTCTACCAAAAAGTAGATTGTTTCAGGCAAAGTCATCTTCTTTTGGGAGAAGCTAGGGGGTCAGTCAAGCAAATTTCTTCACTGGTGCTGACCAGGTAATTCCAGTTTGACGGCTTAAACATCACATTCTTTGGAGAGGCTTAAATTACAATTAGGTTCAATATTAAGTCTTGATTTGCTGACATGGGCTAAGCACAACTGAATCCATTTTGGGCCTATTGCTTCTTTTTAACAATTCCCATATTTAGATCAGACTCTCAGcttaactggagaaggcagtggcaacccactccagtactcttgcctggaaaatcccatggacagaggagcctgataggctgcagtccatggggtcgctaagagttggacatgactgagcgacttcactttcccttttcactttcctgcattggagaaggaaatggcaacccactccagtgttcttgcctggagaatcccagggacgggggagcctggtgggctgccatctatggggtcgcacagagtcggacatgactgaagcgacttagcagcagcacagcagctCAGCTTAACAGGGCTTTCCAAAGCAggagaatctgcctcccagtgcaagAGATATAACAGGTGTGGGTTCAACTCTGgatcgggaagctcccctggaggaggaaatgacaacccattccagtattcttgcctggagaatcccatggacagaggagcctgatgggctacagtccatggggtcacaaagagttgaacatgactgcaTGCCTGAGTACAGTGCAGCAGCACTCAGCTTAACAGAGACATGATCAAATTTTAAGgaattgttctttaaaaaaccTAGGAAGTGCTCTTTAGGAACATTTGCTTGGCAGTAAGTGACTGTGAACATGGCATTTAAAGTTTTCAAAGAATACAACGTACCAGGGAGAGTATGATGACTATTATAAACAGGATAATTCCCAATGTGGATTTTAGGACCAGGATCCCCAAGACCCAAGCCAATCAAAatcaaataagttcattttaaatagtgctgcagtgaactttagggtacatgtgttttttgaattgtgattttctcagggtatatgcccaggagtgggatttctgggtcacatgataattctatttttaattttttcaagaacctccatactgttttccatagtggctggatcTTAtgaagtgatgtaagtcagaaagagaaaagctaatatcatatattaaaggatgtatatgaaatctagaaaattagtacaaatgaacttagttccagggcaggaatagagacgcagacatagagaatgggcATATGGACCCAAGGAgtaaggagagggtaggatgaattgggagctTAGGTTTGACATCAATACActgccatgtataaaataaatagctagcGGGAACCTGCAGTATAGTATacagagctcagcttggtgctctctgatgacctagaggggtgcaaTGGGGacatggggtgggagagaggtccagggagggatatatgtatccatatagctgattcacttcattgtacagcagaaacatacACAACACTCTATAGCAactatatgcatttaaaaaaaagaagtgaaaaaaagagaatgaattaaaaaaatcaagtccaTGAAAAGACCCCATTGAAAGAATCTTTTTAAGCCAAGTGTTTTGCTCAGTGATCTTATGTAACTGAGTTTCCATTTCCCCAGAAGTGTTAATGCAGGTAGTTTTGACCACACACTGCCATGCGCTTTCCGTGTAGGTAATCATAAACCCAAGGAAAATGATAACCACAATTAAGATAGATACTATCTGGTCACAATCACTTCCACTAAGCTGGCACTGTTAATGAATTAAAGCATGATGAACAGATTCAAGCCAATGCCAGAGtactaaaaggaaagaaaaagaaaaatacagtgttTCACTTTTAGTTAAGCTATAAAGGTTTTGATCTGGTATCTTGGGTGGAAGAAAATTATGTTGATGTCAGCTACTTCTCTTTCTCATCAACTTGATTTTGAGGTTTCTAGCTAGTGTGAAGTTTCTAGAGTCTGAAGGAGACCTTCTTAATGTAGAGATGTGGACCTAAGGTTCTAGTTCTTGAAGTTTGGCTGCCATCTGTATGTATAGTGGGGAAAACCTGGTACAGTCCCTTCTAGGAGATTTAAGGGCAGTCTTTGTTCTTAGTGACTGCAAAGAAAATGAGTGGGAGAAAATTGGCAACGTTCATTTGGAGAGTCTTAGCCATATATTTGAGGAAACTAGAAGAATTCTTGATTTAATCCAGTTTATAGGTATGTAACAAAGCCTCTGATGCAATTAACAGGACTAGAATCTAATgtctgggctttcctgatagctcaggtggtaaagaatctgcctgcaatgcaggagacctgggttcaatccctgggttgggaagatctgctggagaagggaaaggctacccactccactattctagcctggagaattcaatggactgtatagtccatgggtctaCAAAGGTACAAACAGATATGTCTGTTAGGGGTTCATGATATAGAAAAATCCCAACCATTTTCTTGGTTTCAAAATTGCAGTTTTTGACtcatataaagatttttttgagaACAACAATTAGAATTACTACAACTGCTTCAGTTAATTTACATCTGCTTTTATGTACAAAGGCCTTGAAGAATACTTAAGACTCTAGAATAAGGAATGAAGGCCATGCAGTTTCCCTGTCTGACTGAGTGCCATTTGCCAAGTTAAGATCATATGGACATCTTGCTTCAGAATTATACCACTAATTTTAAGAGAATTACTTTCCTGTATTTTATTCACTATATTAAAATGGAGGGGAAATCACTATTAAACATGCCTCCCTTTCAATACTATCTCAGAAAATTTTGATATCTTTTAGATTGTGGGACAAGTTGCctaaaagtaaaagttgctccattgtgcctgactctttgtggccccatggactgtagcctgccaggctcctctgtccatggaatttcccaggcaagaatactggagtgggtagccattccctcctccagaagatcttgccaaccaagggatcgaacccaggcctcccgcactgggggtggattccttactgtctgagccaccagggaagctctaaaagCCTTagttaaagcaattaaaaaaaaaaaagacatcttgaGTGACAACTCATGGTATTTTCCGAGTCCTGGAAACCTAGGATGTTGCCTAAGACATGAGACTTTCATTGCTAAAATTGGGAGCAACCATAGCAAACTAGGAAAAGCAGGTCACTTCGCAAGATATTCCTGGTCCATCATTTCAGCTGTTCTAGCCAACAATGTCATTAACTTAAATACTGAGCTTGCTGAaaagcaagcttttttttttgtattggggcCATGATATaacacattctgtcagccctctgatACTTACTTATTAAGACTTAGTGacagtaaaactgaaaatataatatatatgcccaattaactggacatggaacaacagactggttccaaataggaaatggagtatgtcaaggctatatatcgtcaccctgcttatttaacttacatgcaaagtacatcatgagaaacgctggactggaagaaacacaagctggaatcaagattgctgggagaaatatcaataacctcagatatgcagatgacaccacccttatagcaaaaagtgaagaactaaaaagcctcttgatgaaagtgaaagaggagagtgaaaaagttggcttaaagcccaatattcagaaaacgaagatcatggcatctggtcccatcacttcatgggaaatagatggagaaacagtggaaacagtgtcagactttatttttttgggctccaaaatcactgcagatgatgactgcagccatgaaattaaaagacttactccttggaagaaaagttatgaccaatctagatagcatattgaaaaggtgagacattactttgccaacaaaggtctgtctagtcaaggctatggtttttccagtggtcatgtatggatgcgagagttggactgtgaagaaagctgagcgctgaagaattgatgcttttgaactgtggtgttggagaagactcttgagagtcccatgcactgcaaggagatccaaccagtccattttaaaggagatcagccctgggatttctttggaaggaatgatgctaaagctgaaactccagtactttggccacctcatgtgaagagttgactcattggaaaagactctgatgctgggagggcttgggggcaggaggagaaggggacgacagaggatgagatggctggatggcatcaccgactcgatggacgtgagtctgagtgaactccgggagatgatgatggacagggaggcctggtgtgctgcgattcatggggtcacaaagagttggacacgactgagtgactgaactgaactgatactaggaaagattgaaggtgggaggagaaggggacgacagaggatgagatggttggatggcatcactgactcaatggacatgaatttgagtaagctctggaagttgatgatggacagggaagccttttgtgctgcagcccatggggtccaaagagtcagacatgactgagcgactgaactgaactggactgaacttagACTATAGGGATTGTAATCAATTGTCTTTAATGtttcattcactttttaatttttctatgtaGGTCTGTGATTCAGACACCATGCTTGACCCTGCCGCAACTGTGGAGATGGTAAAAGTTTTAGAAGTAGACCACAAGGTTGGAGGTGTTGGGGGAGATGTCAAGGTGCGTATGGCTTCACTTTTTGCATGGGTCACTTTTAGAAGCAAAAATGACCCCTTGAACATACATTTACTCCACACCAAACTCTGTGCCAGGTATTGGTTCTGGGGCTGGAGACACATTAGAATGTGCTTCGGACATACTTTACTGTGTCTTCTTTTGTCtaaattgaaataatttatgatttctttgcttAATCCTGAGTTATAACCCATGTATTTAGTGGCTGATAAGTTATATAAAACAtaatgtgtgtattagtcactcagtcatgtccaactctttgcgaccccatggactgtagcctaccagggtcctccatccatgggattttccaggcaagagtactggagtagactgggttggttgccatttccttctccaggggatcttcctgacccagggactgaacccgggtctcccgcattgcaggcagtctctttactgtctgagccaccagggaagcccaaaaatataatgtgtgtgtactATTTCCACCATATCTTCTTGATCCATAACTTAATGTTCTGATAAGATGATATTGGAACTCACTTAATACAAGGATTAAACAAAATGGAAGTATGGCAGGAATGGATTTTATATTGTATACCTATGTCTTTAAAACTTGTGGTTTTCCAATTATTTATTTCACGTTATTTGCTATCAATGGGGAAAGAGTGAAACCAATATTAACGAAGGTGATTTGAAATGTGTGGGATAgtgaaatatatatgtgaaagtatGTGAGGTTTAAATGAGTTCTTTGTGAAAGTGCAATTAGTTTTTAGTAAAAGACAAGAAGCATATGGAAGTTTGATTTAAATTTAGGTATCGCATTACTGTACAATCCATATTTATATGCATAGTGATAGTGAAGGCAAAGAAGATGCACCAGGTGGACTAAGAAATAGCCTGATGATAGAAGAGAAGCAAGCAAAATTCCACTGAAACTGAACAAAGTTGAGATAGAGGAGATAATTATGAAATATTGCCAGAAAAACAATGTTCAACAAACTGTATACAGAGCCTTATTACAGGATTCAAGTTTTGGGTAGAGAACACAGGAAACCGTTTTATCACTGGCATTGCAAAAAActagggaagaaggagaaggaaaagcagcAGAATTGCATACTGGAGATTAACCAGAGCAGAAGAAAACAGGACTTAccaattttcaaatattgaatggTAAGGAAGAGGGGGAGAGAATTTAGGAACTGAGAATTAAGGCTAAAGAAACCCaacaatattataaaaagaacaggaagaaaaatcATAGTGAAAAGAGTACAGAGAGtgatagaatagaaaaaaaattttattatctagTCCCAATACATGCAATCCACTTATAAAATTAATCCAGTAataaagaatcaaagaaaataaaatataactgtgTCAAAAATAGGGAGAAAGCCAAAATAggcaaacaaaataacaaaacactCTAGGTAGTAACCTCAGGATGGTGCAGCTTTTACTGGCATTTTCAGCAGATTTAcctttatgtaattatttttacttccttttattttccttgcaGATTTTAAACAAGTATGATTCCTGGGTCTCCTTCCTCAGCAGTGTGAGATACTGGATGGCTTTTAACATAGAAAGGGCCTGTCAGTCTTATTTTGGATGTGTCCAGTGCATTAGCGGACCTCTGGGAATGTACAGAAACTCCTTACTGCATGAATTTGTGGAAGACTGGTACAATCAAGAATTTATGGGCAGCCAATGTAGTTTTGGAGATGACAGGCATCTAACGAACCGGGTGCTGAGTCTGGGCTATGCAACGAAATACACAGCTCGATCCAAGTGCCTTACTGAAACACCTAAGGAATATCTCAGATGGTTAAACCAGCAGACCCGCTGGAGCAAGTCCTACTTCCGAGAGTGGCTGTACAATGCGTTGTGGTTTCATAAACATCACTTGTGGATGACCTATGAAGCCGTCATCACTGggttcttccctttctttctcattgCCACGGTAATCCGGTTCTTCTACAGGGGTAATGTTTGGAACATCCTCCTCTTATTGTTAACCATCAAGTTAGTGGCTCTTATAAAGTCATCCTTTGCTATCTGCCTTAGAGGAAACATTGTCATGGTCTTCATGTCCTTCTACTCAGTGTTATACATGTCAAGTTTACTTCCTGCTAAGATATTTGCAATTGTGACAATAAACAAAGCTGGGTGGGGCacatctggaaggaaaaaaattgttGCTAATTTTGTGGGACTCATTCCAGTATCGGTCTGGTCTATAATCCTCCTGGGTGGTTTGATTTTCACCATTTATGAGGAAGTTAGAAAGCCATTCCCAGAATCCAAAAAGAAAGCTCTAGTTATTGCTTTACCCATCTATGCATGCTATTGGGTTGTGTTTTTGATGCTCTATGCGGTTTTTGTCAAGAGATGCGGCAGGTGGAAGAAGAAAGAGCAGTACAACATGATGCTTGATGTATAATCTTACACTGAAGTTTGCAGACGTTCACAAAACCTTCTTCCTCTAGGAACTATACTGATTGTACAGAATTATGGGATCAGATGATGGCAACAAAGGAAACATATCACTGTTTCTGGGacaactgagagagtagcactggcAGATATACACAGCCATGTGTAAAAAAGATAGCCAGTGTGAACCTGTTGTTTTacatagggagctcagcttgcTCTATAATGACTTAAAGGGGTACAGTAGGGGGTTGTGGTGGGAGGAagtctcaagagggaggggatatatgtattaaTGTATTTATGGTTGACttatgttgtacagcagagactaacacaacattgtaaactccatttacaaataaatttgaaaataaatttttaaaaattggttttattttgATTCGACCAAATTTTTATACCTCATCAATAAGAAGCAGCTCAGATTTAAGCtgttatttctataaaaatgagaaGAATTTTTGTGTATGCAATTTCCCCTACAGTACATCCACCAAACAGTGttttggcctgctgctgctgctgctgcgttgcttcagtcatgtccgactctgtgcgaccccatagacggcagcccactgggctcccccatccctgggattctccaggcaagaacactggactggagtgggttgccatttccttctccaatgcaggaaagtgaaaagggaaagtgaagtccctcagtcatgtccgactcttagtggcctcatggactgcagcctaccagcctcctccatccatgggattttccaggcaagagtactggagtggggtaccattgccttttCCGGTGTACCTCGCTAGCCACGCTTTATGTGGGTTATCGTGGAAGAAAAGGATTTTGGAAACACAAGGAAAAGTTCTTTCAACAAATACAACCTCtgtgtttaaaacagataaccaataaggacctagtgtatagcacagggaatgctgctcaatgttctgtaaaaaactcaatgggaaaagaatttgaaaaagaacagatacagacatatatataacaaccattttgctgtacaccagaaactgacATAACATtgttaagctgctgctgctgctgctgctaagtcactttagtcatgcccgactctgtgcgaccccagagacagcagcccactaggctcccccgtccctgggattctccaggcaagaacactggagtgggttgccgtttccttctccaatgcatgaaagggaaaagtgaaagggaagtcgctcagtcgcgtccgactctttgtgaacccatggactgcagcctaccaggctcctccgtccatgggattttccaggcaagagtacagttTGGATAAATGCAATTCAATACATCATTTTGTTTTGTAGCTTCAGTATACCTAATCTTATTTATGCACTAAACTTATTTAacctgactttctttttttcgGCTTTCTAGTTTACTTTACATGTTTGTATGAGGTTTATATGGTTGAGTTGGATAAACTATAATAAACATAAATCATGTAGATTAAAGATTGGCAGATCCAGCTCTGTCCTCTTTTACATTCTAGGGaggatttttttctgaattacacagataattttttcatttctcctgttCTTGGCCTGCACAACTATGCTTACACACTTACATTTATATTacggttttcttttttaaaaaaatgtacattcagatcttctgcccaatgtttaaaaattatttatttatctatttttggctgcactgggtcttcactgatgtgcactggctttctttagttgcagcaagcaggggtgactcttcgttgtggtgtgtgggGTTCTCACCGTGGTAGCAGTAGCTCCTCTGGTTGCATAGCATGGACTCTAGATGGTGGGCTCAGGagtgtggtgcgtgggcttagttgctccttggattgtggagtcttcctggaccaagtattgaacctgtgtcccctgtatttgCAGggagatccttaaccactggaccatcagggaagccctccatcaAGGTTTAATGTCAAGAATTAGCACACAAAAATAGATGCACCTGGTACAATTAGCCTGGCTACTCCAGAGCTTCAATTTTCCAGTTTGACGTTTGAAATGACTCATCTTGCCCTGTGACTAGTGTTGTGCAGAATTacgttaaaaacaaaaactagattTCTTGGTTTGCTTCCTCTTGCACAGACTTTGCCCTTTTTCTTTATCTTGGTTTGCATTTTACTCTAAAACCTGAAATGActttttcttccccctctccATATTTACTTGTCAAAATTCTTCAACATCCTTCATTCAAGGCATAATTTTTCTaccattttcttccccaaataCCTCAGCTTAAAAGGTTTTTTTACTCCCCTTCACTcttatacttcattttatttctaccatgcagctctgttttttttttttcttctgccgtATGTTATGAATATCAGTGCACATGATAATATCCTGGAACACTAAAAGTTTTTGAATCTGATGCTACATTTTCAGCATTTTTGAGTCCTCTGCGGTGGCTAGTAGAGTCAAGGGTTCAATATAATTCGGTGAATAAGTAGATGAACGCCTGAAAGAAGGACGTTCAGGATGAACTCAAGTAATGAATCTTCTTTGAGGGGAGTCTGGCGTTTTTCTCAATTAGCTTACAGGAAAGGCTGTGAAGGCTGCGCTTCAGATTGGGCCAGTGGACTGATACCTGCGTCAGGGGAAAGAGAGTTACCTTGGCACTGTCTACTAAGTTAAGACATTCACCCAACAGACAGACTTTGAGTGTGATTGTGTGCCAAACTGCTGggatttcaaaaataagaaatgatgcCTGCTTTTAAGGAATTCTTTGAATTTCtccagcaagccaggcttcaacacttcTGTGGGCATTTCCAAAAGCTCTTCCCAACCAAACGTCCTTCCCTCTATTACCTTTAATTaactcttttgttgttttttgtttgtttgtttatttgctttggtCGCAAGAAGAGGTTTGTAGGATCcttgtttcctgaccagggatcgaatctgagacccctgcagtgaaagcttgAAGTCTCAATCAACAGATCTGCTGGGAAGTTCCCC comes from the Bos indicus isolate NIAB-ARS_2022 breed Sahiwal x Tharparkar chromosome 14, NIAB-ARS_B.indTharparkar_mat_pri_1.0, whole genome shotgun sequence genome and includes:
- the LOC109568300 gene encoding hyaluronan synthase 2-like — translated: MPCEGFLSILRIFGTTLFGVSLLTGMILSYVIGYQFIHTDDYYLSFGPYGAFLALHVLIQNLFAFLEQRKMKKYVTIPVNLNRTVALCIAAYQEDPDYLRKCLQSVKRLTYPGIKVVMVIDGNSEDDLYMMDIFSEVMGRDQSATYIWKNNYHVKGPGETDESHRESSQHVTQLVLSNKSICIMQKWGGKREVMYTAFRALGRSVDYVQVCDSDTMLDPAATVEMVKVLEVDHKVGGVGGDVKILNKYDSWVSFLSSVRYWMAFNIERACQSYFGCVQCISGPLGMYRNSLLHEFVEDWYNQEFMGSQCSFGDDRHLTNRVLSLGYATKYTARSKCLTETPKEYLRWLNQQTRWSKSYFREWLYNALWFHKHHLWMTYEAVITGFFPFFLIATVIRFFYRGNVWNILLLLLTIKLVALIKSSFAICLRGNIVMVFMSFYSVLYMSSLLPAKIFAIVTINKAGWGTSGRKKIVANFVGLIPVSVWSIILLGGLIFTIYEEVRKPFPESKKKALVIALPIYACYWVVFLMLYAVFVKRCGRWKKKEQYNMMLDV